A stretch of Propionispora hippei DSM 15287 DNA encodes these proteins:
- a CDS encoding ECF transporter S component — MKQQAFSQTKQLAYAALGIALVFICTSFVNLRLPIAANGGLIHLGNVPLFIFAILYGRWTGALAGGIGMALFDVVGGWFLWAPFTLLIVGLMGYTVGAIAERNRAMKAYFLALIAACLIKVVGYYGAEGIIYGNWVAPLTSVPGNLVQIGVAAVVALPAVKKLQKYVAAPAQQGTVLSTNK, encoded by the coding sequence ATGAAACAACAAGCGTTCAGCCAGACAAAACAACTGGCCTATGCCGCGTTAGGCATTGCTCTCGTATTTATTTGTACATCCTTTGTTAATCTTCGTCTTCCCATTGCCGCCAACGGCGGACTGATTCATTTGGGAAATGTGCCGCTTTTTATTTTCGCCATTCTTTACGGCCGTTGGACCGGCGCTTTGGCCGGTGGCATCGGTATGGCTCTGTTTGATGTAGTGGGCGGCTGGTTTCTGTGGGCTCCCTTTACCCTGCTGATTGTCGGTCTGATGGGATATACCGTTGGCGCTATCGCCGAACGGAACCGGGCTATGAAGGCTTATTTTCTGGCGCTGATCGCCGCTTGCCTGATCAAAGTGGTTGGCTATTACGGCGCCGAGGGAATTATTTACGGCAACTGGGTGGCGCCACTGACCTCCGTCCCCGGTAATTTGGTGCAGATCGGTGTGGCGGCGGTTGTCGCCCTGCCGGCGGTGAAAAAGTTGCAAAAATATGTGGCTGCACCAGCGCAGCAAGGCACTGTGCTTTCCACTAACAAGTAA
- the nifH gene encoding nitrogenase iron protein: MSKKIKQIAIYGKGGIGKSTTTSNISAALSKLGLKVMQFGCDPKADSTNTLRGGTYIPTVLDTLREKTQVKAEDVIFKGFNGIYCVEAGGPAPGVGCAGRGIITAVQLLKQLKVYEELDLDVIIYDVLGDVVCGGFAVPIREGIAEHVFTVSSADFMAVYAANNLFKGIKKYSNSGGALLGGLIANSINAPYAKDIVDDFVDRTQTRVVEYIPRSVTVTQAELQGKTAVEASPNSEQAKIYGKLAQKIIDTTESKVPSPLDTSELREWAAKWADHLLALETGEVRGKAAAI; encoded by the coding sequence ATGAGTAAAAAGATTAAGCAGATTGCTATTTATGGTAAAGGCGGGATTGGCAAGTCAACAACCACTTCCAATATCAGCGCGGCACTGTCCAAGCTGGGACTAAAGGTTATGCAGTTCGGCTGCGACCCGAAGGCTGATTCGACCAATACGCTGCGGGGCGGTACGTACATTCCCACTGTGCTGGATACCTTGCGGGAGAAAACGCAGGTTAAGGCGGAGGATGTTATCTTTAAAGGGTTTAACGGCATCTATTGCGTGGAGGCCGGTGGGCCGGCGCCGGGAGTAGGCTGTGCCGGACGCGGTATCATTACCGCCGTGCAGCTTTTAAAACAACTGAAGGTATATGAGGAACTCGACTTAGACGTGATTATCTATGATGTCTTGGGCGATGTAGTATGCGGCGGCTTTGCCGTTCCCATCCGCGAGGGCATTGCCGAGCATGTGTTTACCGTCTCGTCGGCCGATTTCATGGCCGTGTATGCTGCCAACAATCTGTTCAAGGGGATTAAAAAATACTCCAATTCGGGCGGCGCCCTGCTGGGTGGTTTAATTGCCAACTCGATCAATGCGCCCTATGCCAAGGATATTGTCGATGATTTTGTTGACCGGACCCAAACGCGGGTTGTCGAGTATATTCCCCGTTCGGTAACGGTAACCCAGGCCGAGCTGCAGGGTAAGACGGCGGTAGAAGCCTCGCCTAATTCCGAGCAGGCTAAAATTTACGGAAAACTGGCCCAGAAAATCATTGATACCACCGAATCCAAAGTGCCGTCACCGTTAGACACTTCGGAGTTGCGCGAGTGGGCAGCCAAATGGGCTGATCATTTACTGGCCCTGGAAACAGGGGAAGTGCGCGGCAAAGCGGCGGCGATTTAA
- the pdxR gene encoding MocR-like pyridoxine biosynthesis transcription factor PdxR, translating into MDLLLLDPTLPEPLYIQLYQQFRRQIEQGSLTAGEKLPSIRSLARQLTISKITVEKAYLQLMSEGYIENGNRSRYTVSPFEPSVAPVAKNPLPAARIVNPPPAPPIRYDFASGEMDGNGFNFPLWKRYINKVFARPDQLTGYGHYQGELELRQELARYLQSSRGVTAHPEQIVIGAGVQNLLHMLCSLLKPEHTSIAFEEPGFKNGRRIFADNSFTIIPVGMNADGLNMQELQTSQTRLVYLSPSHQFPTGYIMPIGQRHRLLAWAKTAQGTIIEDDYDSEFRYFGRPIPALQGLDRDGSVIYVGSLSKLIPPSIRISYMVLPPRLLYLYQKNSALYNQSASTLEQLALAAFMADGHFERQIRRLRKLYQEKSLLFYETIQRCLGDRATINMTDSGLHTILNLQTTLSTGELVTRARQQGCRVVPIEEYYWENPPGKLPQIILYFSKIPRQEIQPAIELLRSAWFDKVLDIPPHIQ; encoded by the coding sequence ATGGATTTACTATTACTTGATCCTACCTTGCCCGAACCGCTGTACATCCAGCTATATCAGCAATTTCGGCGCCAAATTGAACAGGGGAGCCTTACCGCCGGCGAGAAACTGCCCTCCATCCGCAGTCTGGCCCGACAACTCACCATCAGCAAAATCACGGTGGAAAAAGCCTATCTGCAGCTTATGAGCGAAGGCTATATTGAAAATGGCAATCGCTCCCGCTATACTGTCAGTCCTTTTGAACCCAGCGTAGCACCGGTCGCCAAGAATCCCCTGCCGGCCGCCCGGATCGTCAATCCGCCGCCTGCACCGCCCATCCGCTATGACTTCGCCAGCGGTGAAATGGACGGCAACGGCTTTAACTTTCCCTTGTGGAAACGGTATATCAATAAAGTATTCGCCCGCCCTGACCAGTTAACCGGCTACGGCCATTACCAGGGAGAATTGGAGCTTAGACAGGAGCTGGCCCGTTATCTGCAAAGCTCCCGCGGCGTAACAGCCCATCCGGAGCAAATCGTGATCGGCGCCGGTGTGCAAAATCTGCTCCATATGCTTTGCAGTCTTTTGAAACCGGAGCATACCAGCATCGCCTTCGAGGAACCGGGCTTTAAAAACGGCCGGCGCATCTTCGCGGACAATTCCTTCACTATTATTCCCGTCGGCATGAACGCGGACGGCCTGAATATGCAGGAGCTGCAAACCAGCCAGACCCGGCTGGTTTACTTAAGTCCGTCCCACCAATTTCCCACCGGTTATATCATGCCTATCGGCCAACGCCACCGCCTCCTGGCCTGGGCTAAAACCGCCCAAGGGACGATTATTGAAGACGATTACGACAGCGAATTCCGCTATTTCGGCCGGCCCATTCCGGCACTGCAGGGACTGGACCGGGATGGCTCCGTTATCTATGTAGGCTCCCTGTCCAAACTTATTCCCCCCTCCATCCGTATCAGCTATATGGTACTGCCGCCGCGCCTGCTCTATCTGTATCAAAAGAACTCCGCCCTGTATAACCAATCGGCTTCCACCCTGGAACAGCTTGCTCTGGCTGCTTTTATGGCGGACGGGCATTTTGAACGGCAAATCCGGCGACTGCGTAAGCTGTATCAGGAAAAGAGTCTGCTCTTTTATGAGACCATCCAGCGCTGCCTGGGTGACCGGGCCACAATTAATATGACCGATTCCGGTCTTCACACGATTTTGAACCTCCAGACGACCTTATCCACCGGAGAGTTGGTGACCCGCGCCCGCCAGCAAGGCTGCCGCGTAGTCCCGATTGAAGAATATTACTGGGAGAATCCGCCCGGCAAGCTGCCGCAAATCATTTTATATTTTTCCAAAATACCCAGGCAGGAAATTCAGCCAGCCATTGAACTACTTAGATCTGCCTGGTTTGACAAAGTACTAGACATTCCGCCCCATATACAATAA
- a CDS encoding EAL and HDOD domain-containing protein, whose translation MKIFVARQPIFDKKENVVAYELLFRSGNSPVYDGEDDDTATASVISGAFLLLGMDKATGKKPAFVNFTRNSLKKLARQIPPHSIVLEILETVEPDEELLSLCRQLKRCGYTLALDDFIFDEKYCDLLTLADIIKVDFILTTGKERSEIIRRVNNPKVKFLAEKVETRAEFEEAVALGYTYFQGYFFSKPEVLSGEDVPSYKTQYMRILHELGRPDMDFQRMEQIIKHDVAFSFKLLKYINSSYFGFKKTVDSVRQALVLLGAQQIRQWLFLLILRELGKDRPEEIMVLSVIRAKFGENLARKANLPPDMISHAFTMGMFSLLDCFFQRPLDEVLAELPITEEIKLALAGSDHSLGIIFRLISAYEKGEWEAVSAYAARLHISELEIPDLYLQTLQWIETYFEQTRW comes from the coding sequence ATGAAAATTTTTGTGGCCAGACAGCCGATTTTTGATAAGAAGGAAAATGTTGTCGCCTACGAATTGCTGTTCCGTTCAGGAAATTCCCCCGTCTATGACGGTGAAGATGATGATACAGCAACAGCTTCCGTTATTTCCGGCGCCTTCCTGCTGCTGGGCATGGATAAAGCAACCGGAAAAAAACCGGCTTTTGTCAACTTTACCCGCAACAGCTTAAAAAAACTGGCCCGCCAGATTCCGCCCCATTCCATTGTTCTTGAGATATTAGAAACCGTTGAACCTGATGAAGAACTGCTCAGCCTGTGCAGACAACTTAAGCGCTGTGGCTATACACTTGCTTTAGACGACTTTATTTTTGACGAAAAATACTGCGACCTGCTTACCCTGGCAGACATCATCAAAGTAGATTTTATTCTGACCACCGGTAAAGAGCGAAGTGAAATCATCCGACGCGTCAACAACCCCAAGGTTAAGTTTCTGGCAGAAAAGGTGGAAACCAGAGCCGAGTTTGAAGAAGCCGTGGCCTTGGGCTATACTTACTTCCAGGGTTATTTTTTCAGCAAACCTGAGGTACTGTCCGGCGAGGACGTGCCCAGCTACAAAACACAGTATATGCGCATCTTACACGAACTGGGCCGTCCCGATATGGATTTTCAGCGGATGGAACAAATCATCAAGCACGACGTGGCCTTTTCCTTTAAGCTGTTAAAATATATCAATTCTTCCTACTTCGGCTTCAAGAAGACCGTCGACTCGGTCAGGCAGGCACTCGTCCTGCTGGGAGCGCAGCAAATCCGTCAATGGCTGTTTTTGCTGATTTTGCGTGAACTGGGCAAGGACAGGCCGGAAGAAATCATGGTGTTATCCGTTATCCGGGCGAAATTCGGGGAAAACCTGGCCCGCAAAGCGAACCTGCCGCCCGATATGATCTCCCACGCTTTCACGATGGGCATGTTCTCCCTGCTGGACTGTTTTTTCCAGAGGCCACTGGACGAGGTTTTAGCCGAACTGCCAATTACTGAGGAAATCAAATTGGCTCTCGCCGGTTCCGACCACTCGCTGGGCATCATTTTTCGCCTTATTAGTGCTTATGAAAAAGGCGAATGGGAAGCTGTCTC
- a CDS encoding DUF2292 domain-containing protein — protein MSDHPTARKNVTAEVRSARSPGRNTLGKQLQHQVLEIVNHFLFSAENGYLILTIQDGVVVKVEKTEKYIITNKSRETGYVKYGKPVSVHPLQAQIVTELQKIQYGQLVIRFANGKVEQIEKTEKRRVHEVEGVHGDGI, from the coding sequence ATGTCAGATCATCCTACTGCCAGAAAAAATGTTACAGCCGAAGTGCGCAGTGCGCGGAGTCCGGGAAGAAATACCCTGGGAAAGCAGCTTCAGCACCAGGTACTGGAGATCGTAAATCATTTTTTATTCTCCGCGGAAAATGGCTATTTGATTTTGACAATACAGGACGGCGTTGTTGTTAAAGTTGAAAAAACGGAGAAATATATCATCACCAATAAGAGCCGGGAAACAGGCTATGTAAAATACGGCAAACCTGTATCCGTTCATCCGCTGCAGGCACAGATTGTTACCGAACTGCAAAAAATCCAGTATGGACAACTGGTTATCCGGTTTGCCAATGGTAAAGTGGAACAAATTGAAAAAACCGAAAAACGTCGGGTTCATGAAGTGGAAGGAGTCCATGGCGATGGAATATAA
- the pdxK gene encoding pyridoxine/pyridoxal/pyridoxamine kinase, whose product MTIYKALAVAGSDTSGGAGLQADLKTMQELGVYGMTAITVIVAQNPHNGWAHDVYPLPLEVLEAQMETVLAGIGVDALKTGMLASSEVIALVARKIDQYSVKNVVIDPVLVCKGTDEVLHPEAAVSIREELAPRAAIITPNIFEAGQLSGIKHIQSIEEMKAAAEAIHKLGPRYVLIKGGAKSGLDTAVDVLYDGNRFETLESPLFKQAYTHGAGCTYGSAITAGLAKGLDVPAAVRQAKAFITKAIEHSFPLNQYVGPTYHAAHRLK is encoded by the coding sequence ATGACTATTTATAAAGCACTGGCAGTAGCCGGTTCGGATACAAGCGGCGGCGCCGGCTTGCAGGCCGACTTGAAGACCATGCAGGAACTGGGCGTATACGGAATGACGGCGATCACCGTCATTGTAGCACAAAATCCCCATAACGGCTGGGCTCACGATGTGTATCCCTTGCCGCTGGAGGTATTGGAAGCTCAAATGGAAACCGTACTGGCCGGTATCGGCGTGGATGCGCTGAAAACAGGCATGCTGGCCAGCAGCGAGGTCATCGCGCTGGTAGCGCGCAAGATTGACCAGTATTCGGTTAAAAATGTAGTCATTGATCCGGTGCTTGTCTGCAAGGGCACTGACGAGGTGTTGCACCCGGAAGCGGCCGTCAGCATCCGTGAGGAGCTGGCTCCCCGGGCAGCCATTATTACTCCTAATATTTTTGAAGCAGGCCAGTTAAGCGGCATCAAACATATCCAGTCTATTGAGGAGATGAAGGCTGCTGCCGAGGCGATTCACAAGCTGGGACCCCGTTATGTTTTGATCAAAGGCGGCGCCAAGTCCGGCTTGGACACGGCGGTGGATGTGCTGTATGACGGCAACCGCTTTGAAACGCTGGAATCACCGCTATTTAAGCAGGCCTATACGCACGGTGCCGGCTGCACCTATGGATCGGCCATTACCGCCGGCCTCGCCAAGGGCCTTGATGTCCCTGCCGCCGTACGCCAGGCGAAAGCCTTTATCACGAAGGCGATCGAGCACTCGTTCCCGCTCAATCAATATGTCGGGCCGACCTATCACGCGGCTCACCGTCTGAAATAA
- a CDS encoding N-acyl-D-amino-acid deacylase family protein: protein MFDLVLANGILIDPEKLVRFTGHIGISGGKIAAISKTELPGVRQLDITGKIVCPGFIDIHGHVELDAYCGELSLRQGITTTVGGNCGFSPLDINGFFAKQEKDGFIVNQAELIGHSFSLRDKVGIKDPMQPATAEQLAKMEYLVEEAFEAGACGLSLGLAYAPGSSDEEVSRLSRLAARYGRIVAVDTRMATGIDMYSLVEAVNIARHTGARVQISHLVYQYGTGMMEEALAVINRARADGLDVRFDSGMYTQWATHIGAALFQEDYIRDNGWDLQDIVAITGPYNGQRLTPALYHELRTQAPHTAVVVLTGIEEEIYLALTHPFAMPSTDTGAYAPGEGHPQIAGSFPRYFKKMVAERYELTLMEAVRKATLLPAETLGLHTKGRLREDMDADLVVFDIKTLIDKADFGLPDVPPEGIEYVFLNGRLALDHGVIRDAKAGQAARCIKPVYDYQI from the coding sequence ATGTTTGACCTTGTGCTTGCCAACGGCATTCTTATTGACCCGGAGAAGCTGGTCCGTTTTACCGGCCATATCGGTATTAGCGGCGGAAAAATCGCCGCCATCAGCAAAACCGAACTACCAGGTGTCCGGCAATTGGATATAACGGGCAAAATCGTCTGCCCCGGCTTTATTGATATTCACGGCCATGTAGAACTGGACGCCTACTGCGGCGAGTTATCGCTGCGACAGGGGATTACCACAACGGTGGGCGGCAACTGCGGCTTTAGTCCTTTGGATATTAACGGCTTTTTCGCCAAACAGGAAAAAGACGGCTTTATTGTCAACCAGGCCGAACTCATCGGCCACTCCTTCAGCCTCCGGGATAAAGTGGGCATCAAAGATCCCATGCAGCCGGCCACGGCAGAGCAACTGGCCAAAATGGAGTATCTGGTGGAAGAAGCCTTTGAAGCGGGGGCCTGCGGCCTGTCACTGGGCCTGGCTTATGCACCGGGCAGCTCGGACGAGGAAGTGTCCCGCCTAAGCAGACTGGCCGCCCGCTACGGCCGGATCGTCGCCGTTGACACCCGGATGGCTACCGGGATTGATATGTATTCCCTGGTAGAAGCCGTCAATATAGCCCGTCATACCGGCGCCCGGGTCCAAATCTCCCATCTGGTCTATCAATACGGCACCGGCATGATGGAAGAGGCGCTGGCGGTTATCAACCGGGCCCGCGCCGACGGCCTGGATGTCCGCTTCGACAGTGGGATGTACACCCAATGGGCCACCCATATCGGCGCCGCCCTGTTCCAGGAAGACTATATCCGGGACAACGGCTGGGACCTGCAGGATATCGTCGCCATCACCGGCCCGTATAACGGACAGCGGCTGACGCCAGCCTTGTATCACGAACTGCGCACCCAGGCGCCGCATACGGCAGTGGTTGTGCTCACCGGCATCGAAGAGGAAATTTATCTGGCCCTGACCCACCCCTTTGCCATGCCGTCCACCGATACCGGCGCTTATGCCCCCGGCGAGGGGCACCCGCAAATCGCCGGCAGTTTTCCTCGCTATTTTAAGAAGATGGTGGCCGAACGGTATGAGTTGACGCTCATGGAAGCAGTTCGCAAGGCTACCCTGCTGCCGGCCGAAACGCTGGGACTTCATACCAAGGGGCGCCTGCGGGAAGATATGGACGCCGACCTTGTCGTTTTCGACATAAAAACCTTGATCGACAAGGCCGATTTCGGTCTGCCCGACGTTCCGCCCGAAGGAATCGAATATGTCTTCCTCAACGGCAGGCTGGCCCTGGATCACGGGGTCATCCGGGATGCCAAGGCCGGTCAGGCTGCCCGCTGCATCAAACCGGTATACGACTATCAGATTTAA